One window of the Punica granatum isolate Tunisia-2019 unplaced genomic scaffold, ASM765513v2 Contig00108, whole genome shotgun sequence genome contains the following:
- the LOC116190053 gene encoding uncharacterized protein LOC116190053, with product MPQLDKFTYFTQFFWSCLFLFTFYIPICNDGDGVLGISRILKLRNQLVSDRGNNIRSKDPNSLEDILRKGFSTGVSYMYSSLFEVSQWCNAVDLLGKRRTITLISCFGEISGSRGMERNIFYLISKSSYSTSSNPGWGIACRNDIMLIHVPHGQGSIVV from the coding sequence ATGCCTCAACTGGATAAATTCACTTATTTCACACAATTCTTCTGGTCATGCCTTTTCCTCTTTACTTTCTATATTCCCATATGCAATGATGGAGATGGAGTACTTGGGATCAGCAGAATTCTAAAACTCAGGAACCAACTGGTTTCAGACCGGGGGAACAACATCCGGAGCAAGGACCCCAACAGTTTGGAAGATATCTTGAGAAAAGGTTTTAGCACCGGTGTATCCTATATGTACTCTAGTTTATTCGAAGTATCCCAATGGTGTAACGCTGTCGACTTATTGGGAAAAAGGAGGACAATCACTTTGATCTCTTGTTTCGGAGAAATAAGTGGCTCACGGGGAATGGAAAGAAACATATTCTATTTGATCTCAAAGTCCTCATATAGCACTTCTTCTAATCCTGGATGGGGGATCGCTTGTAGGAATGACATAATGCTAATCCATGTTCCACACGGCCAAGGAAGCATCGTTGTTTAA
- the LOC116190050 gene encoding uncharacterized protein LOC116190050: MIESQRHSYHLVDPSPWPISGSLGALATTVGGVMYMHPFQGGATLLSLGLIFILYTMFVWWRDVLRESTLEGHHTKVVQLGLRYGFILFIVSEVMFFFAFFRASFHSSLAPTVEIGGIWPPKGIGVLDPWEIPFLNTPILLSSGAAVTWAHHAILAGKEKRAVYALVATVSLALVFTGFQGMEYYQAPPTISDSIYGSTFFLATGFHGFHVIIGTLFSIICGIRQYLGHLTKEHHVGFEAAAWYWHFVDVVRLFLFVSIYWWGGI, translated from the coding sequence ATGATTGAATCTCAGAGGCATTCTTATCATTTGGTAGATCCAAGTCCATGGCCTATTTCGGGTTCACTCGGAGCTTTGGCAACCACCGTAGGAGGTGTGATGTACATGCACCCATTTCAAGGGGGTGCAACACTTCTCAGTTTGGGCCTCATATTTATCCTATATACCATGTTCGTATGGTGGCGCGATGTTCTACGTGAATCCACGTTGGAAGGACATCATACCAAAGTCGTACAATTAGGACTTCGATATGGTTTTATTCTGTTCATCGTATCGGAGGTTATgttcttttttgctttttttcgGGCTTCTTTTCATTCTTCTTTGGCGCCTACGGTAGAGATCGGAGGTATTTGGCCCCCAAAAGGGATTGGGGTTTTAGATCCTTGGGAAATCCCTTTTCTTAATACCCCTATTCTCCTTTCATCCGGAGCTGCCGTAACTTGGGCTCATCATGCTATACTCGCGGGGAAGGAAAAACGAGCAGTTTACGCTTTAGTAGCTACCGTTTCACTGGCTCTAGTATTCACTGGCTTTCaaggaatggaatattatCAAGCACCCCCCACTATTTCAGATAGTATTTATGGTTCTACCTTTTTTTTAGCAACTGGCTTTCATGGTTTTCATGTGATTATAGGTACTCTTTTCTCGATCATATGTGGTATTCGCCAATATCTTGGTCATCTGACCAAGGAGCATCACGTTGGCTTTGAAGCAGCTGCATGGTACTGGCATTTTGTAGACGTGGTTCGGTTATTCCTATTTGTATCTATCTATTGGTGGGGAGGTATATGA